The following is a genomic window from Sciurus carolinensis chromosome 3, mSciCar1.2, whole genome shotgun sequence.
catatgtagcaaaagaaacactttaaattgttggtgagattgtaaattagtatatccactatggaaatcaatatggaagttccttaaaagactaggaatggagccaccatatgattcagctataccactacttggtatttatcctaaagaaataaagtcagCACACTTTAGAAATATATGCCTACTCAtttttatagtagcacaattcaaacagacaaactatggaaccagccctaATTGTCTAtcaatagaggaatggataaaaaaaatatgatctatatacacaatggagttttattcagccataaaaaaagaataaaattaggttatttgcaagaaaatggatgaaatttgagaacattctgttaagcaaaataagccaaactcagaaagtcaaacgtcgtatgttttctctgttatgtggaagTGAGAGAGGGAAAGCTGTGTGTGGGGGAATTTGATGAAAACTTAAAGGGATCagtacagtagaggaaaggaaccaggtagagggaggaggggaagacaaggaaaatactagggaatgatattggtcaaattatattgttatattttgtgcatgtaccaatatgtaataataaatcccaccattatttataattataacacatcaataaaaaatatgaaaatttaaaagatcatCCATAGAATGTAGGAGAGGGAATttcatacttttcttttaaattattcaggCATTGAAAATTCATGGTGGGGGAAATGAATAAAACACGTATTCCCGAACTgaatttgtagaaaaatataaGTAACCTCAAGAAATTCACTTGGAGCACTTCTTCAGGCTTTCCATATTCATGTTCATCCTGAGTTTGAATATATAACGTAGAGCTTTGTGTGTGCTGCCTGAAGACATGGGGGCAAGTCAAATTAAATTATATGAGTTGTTCAGACTCCATGTTAATTATAGAGACACTGGAGCAAGTACTTCATTTGTGAGGGGAAAAGCTGGGAGGATCTTAGGGACATGGGCACATGGATCAAGCAAAGACAGGATAGAATCACAGAAGGCTTCTTTAAATTCCATGATACTTTGCACTCAGTTTCCAGTCTTAGTACCTAGTTCAGAGTGATGCCTGTAATGGCtgctaaataataaatatttattgatgataAAATAGGAAGGGCTGGCAAGACCTCCTtgtcctttgaaaataaaaataattgagccAGCTAACAGGATGTTTGCAATTAGTCTAATActgcagagaaaagagaaatggagaaacagTTAACAGTTTTCCACATTCTTCTCACAATGCTTAGCCCTTCCTTTTAGcagttatttatctttttattaagtCCTCTAAATGTAAAATGTTCTAACCACCATTCTGACAATTCTGAATCTGCTTGTAAAATTCTAGAGAATTTATGTGGAAGCTTCTCTCTGTTTTCATTGGCCTTCTTCAAATTTAGGGTCTCCTTTTATTTCTGCTAACTTAATTTTTGAGGATTTTCCAAACTTGTGCAATATATAATCTTCGGTTTTTCTGTCTCTTAGGGTtttagcttctttttctttctgattcacAAATGAAGATTGAAGAATACAGTTCAAAATATAGTTGTATTGTAAAACTGCAGGctcttcatataaattttatttactgaacATTTTGCCACAATTTATGTACAATTTTTCTCTGTGTTGTTTTATTGTCAACAAAAGATAAGGCACAACAAAGGATTAGGGAATGTGTGATGCTTGCCTTGAGTCTAGTAGGATAAACATGTTTAATGGACACATCAGGTAATATCCActgagtgtgtgtgcatatgtgcacagGCCCTTGCCTTAGTCGATTACTACTTAAAATATGAGCCATGTGATCCTACTGAAGTATaggaaataaataaagtgaaagagACACTCTGGATCCCAGAGGAATTCTTTTACCAAAGCAATCAGACATCTGGAGTCTTGGTCTGGTAAAAATCAATGACTCTTTCAGGGCAGTGTATCTTTAGATGTGGGCGAGAGAAGCGCAGTGCATAATGAAGGAATTGGTAAGGGGGAAGGCGAACACAGAAAAAAGTTCATGAGGAAAATTGCAACCTTTGCTTCCTATAATAGACTATGCCAACATGGAGGCTATGACATAAttacatgtgtgtatttatattgccatgaatttcagaaatagtaaataaaaatttctttattattcaaCTCCTGTGGGAAGATCATATGCTTTTCCTTATGTGTATTTGTTTGTGCTTGTGTTCTATGATTCAAATGGGTAGAAAACATCTCATATTTTTCAGTAAAagattgtgtttttaaaagactatatGACTTTCAATtatgaattcagaaaatattactACCAGTGGAAACTGTTTCTAAAATGAGGGGCAGGGCAGAGATTTATTCCAGCTTTATCACAGATGACCTAACCTTCTTTGTATTGATCATTCTATATTTGCTTTTAtccacttaaaattattttagcagGAAAGCCcttatatatttaagaaaaaaccCCACCTGTTCCTTTCAAAAACATatcatcaaataaatgaaaataagcctTGTTTATTCTCATTTGTAGATATTGTTATTTAGGTTAGGAGCAAGCCACAGTTTGAAAGATGACtgaggaatatttaaaaatgtatctggtTGTCCTTTAAACAGTTCTTGTAGAAGCTTCCtctgaaatattttgagtttctcaaatgtcataaaaataataaagtaaataaagcaaAAGTATAAATTCGGACTATATTATTATGATCACTGTGatatataactgaaaatattatatgctttatttttcttaaactatgctttccatgaattttaaaatcatagttgATGCCATAAAATTAATCCTGGACTTGTAAAAatgtaagcatttaaaataatactaacaATGTGGAAAGTGAGATGGCTATGGAAACAAACAACCATTGAGTGTCTAAATTCAGATGTTAGGAAACAATTACTACTGCCTGGAGTTGATTTTCAAACATATCCCATTTGAGCTATTGCGCATATGTCTAAATGGGATTTGGCAGGTGGCTAAAagatttattgattcctgtttaAAGGATTGCTACAGACTTGCTGCTTCAACAGACTTTCAAATGAGGTTTGAGTCCAACAAAATAAACTGAACCCTGGAATCCTTTCCTCACATTGAAAACCCCAAAATAACAAGTATAAGAAGACAGGACCAAGATAAGCTCTAAACTACATGTGGAACAGCTGTTGTGTGCTATTGCAGAagctcaaagagaaaaaaatattttgggagaGAAAGACTGGCTATTAATTAATCTTCAAATACCCAAGTAACTTCTATACACAATAGTGCATACTCGTCTAAAATCTAGATTCAGATTTACTGTATCTAGAAGAATTACTTACTTCTGACTTCACTGGCCTTTGCTCTCATGGCTTCACCCAGTGAAAATAAAGAGATCTGGGATATTTAAAGCACCAATTAGATGGTGTATTTCTATCAGGTTAGACTACTGTCTGCCCAGGTCTGGCAAGGTGTCTGAAGTTTtgctttgattattttaaataaaatatccctAGTGGAGGAGCACTTGACTTGTGAGAAAActtttttctacataaaataaCTGAGAttggaaagataaaatatatttttaaaatacataatgtaTTAATGTCTGAAACGtcttaagaaaatgttaaaaaaattaattcaagggaATTATAGAATTGGGAAGTCATTTTAGAATCCGTCTTTCTTATTTTATGGGTAAGGCCACAGAGCTGCTTACAGGCCAGAACCAAAATTTCTACCATGTAACAAGTGCCTTCCCTTACCTCATTCAGAGTTAAACAGGAAGATACAGGAAAAGAACTGACTTTGGATCCACTGAAAAGCCAACTGGTCTGGAAATCAGAAATCATGGACGATCTACCTAGCATGTTCTTAGACTTGACAGAGTGGTATGAGCTTGGCTTTGAATTCCCCCAAGGTATCCAGTACTCAAGATCCTTCTACATTTTCAGAGAGAGTAAGGAGTGTCATATCAACAatcttgggaaaaataaaatgtatgaacaATTGATTAAGCTGCCTATATAGAGACTATCCAATTAGGCTAAGAGGTATCAGTAGGTAGCCTGAGAGTCCAATAATCTATCAGCTGTGTCTTATGAAAACCTCTCCCTGTGTCTGCTGTATTTCCAGAAGAGTATCAGGAAATATCAGATAAGTACCCTCCCGAGTCATGCCAGAATCAAACAAGCTTTTATAGgaagcgctctctctctctctctctctctctctctctctctctctctctctctctctctctctccctctttctttctctctccctcctctccctctctttccctccctcccacaatTACTGACCACATGGTAGACCTAAGTGTGGAATGGAAGAACCTGTCTGTTTGCATTTATTGCATTCAATATCCCACTCAATTCCCAGTCTCTACGCCGAATTGTTTTTTTCACTACTGGAGATTaagcccagggacactctactactgaactacatccccaaatctactttattttgagacaggatctccctaattTTCTTAGCAGtactcaaacttgctatcctcctgcctcagcctcctgagttggtgagattacaggcacataccaccTTGTTTGATGGCTAACATGTTTTCTTAGATGAAACATAGAGTGTATTTCAAAACCTATTTTTCTTATAGCATGTCTTTGGGAAAAGAATGACACTCCATAAACTCTGGGCAGGATTTAAAAGCTTCATTTAATGTATTTGTTAGAATGAGAGACAAAGAGAGTCAAAGGCAGAGTGATAGGGAGTGGTGTGAGACCCGGAAAGTGGTTCCTGTGTGGCCATCAGGGAATAGGGAGTGTAAAAAGCTTCTTGCCTCATCTATAAAAACCAGAACCACTTGGCATCTCTCTAAGTAACAAATGGACCTAAGGGCTGGAGAGAGGGCTGTTGGCAGGAAATAGTCCCTAGAGCTATGTGCATTTCAGACTGTGTGTGCATTTCCCTATAATGCATAGATCATAGATTGCAGATCTGTGTTCATAGATCATTTCTACCTAAGGATTAAATTTTTCAGGTTCTGTTTTCTCTCACAATCACAATATCTGGAGATGAGAGAATAAATATGTATAGTTGAGATGAGAATAAAGTGTAAATTTTGCTTTGAGTTGCAAAGAAGAGGAAACAGGtgtgaagaaaaattaagaataagaTAGAGGAGACAGTGGAGGATTTTAATCTTGGGAAGGCTCCTTTCTCAACTTTTAGGAATTTTGTGTTAAATGAAAATCTGTTTTATAGAAACAATTTACAATTGAACTGAAGTTTCAACCCCACCTCCATGTCTGGAGCTAGCTATATGCATATTCTTTGAATAGAGcacagaacaaagaaagataCCCAAAATTTCAGGTTGATTTGTTTTGGGTTCCACATCAGTTTTCCCCAAAGCACTAAATTCACTGGTGGTCTAATAAATCTGCAAGAAGAAGGGACCCTAAGTGGATATTGCAGCCACAAAAATCtgagttaaattttaaatgtccTGTTTGTCCCAGGGTGAACTCATTGCTCTGCCTTATTTCTCTCTTTGAAACATGGAGACAGCAGATTGACTTGGTGCCATAAGAACTGTCTGCAAAATATGATGTCTCCATTTCTCTTCCTATACATTAGTAAAGGTAAAGTGCCTCCATAACTCACCCTACTTGTTGATTATCTGTTGACTGTACCCTTTTAtcagatatgaaaaataaatcattatctgttgaaaaaatagaaacaataggcaaaattttgaatcaaattcttttttttccaattctgaaCCATTAACATTCAAAAAACCATCCTAGGTTGCAATTTTTGGCAAGATTTACTTTGAAAGTGAACTAGGTACTCAGTAGTGGATAAAATGCTAAAGGACCTGCAAACCTTTTGACCCCAGTCCTTTGTGCTTCTTCCTGAGTAAATAAGACATGTCTTTGTGGTTTAATTTTGGCAGGGCTTGTAGTTGCTGTTGTGAAGTCTGTGAAATTTTAATTGCTATAGCATCCTAGTGAATCCTTTATATTCTTGGAAATATTTAGGATCATACCCTAGATATAAATATAAACTGCTCAAAACCTTTCATCTAGTTTAAGTTTAAAGCTATTGAATACTTTgagtttttttcactttcatgaaTTTCTAGATTCTTCTTTCCAATACTATGCACTTATTGAGCTCTAAATAGGTCTATCATCATCTGTAACTCTTCTCTGGTTCAGCCTTCCTGGTTTTGGTTTTAATACTCATCTCTGAAATTCAGCACCTCGGCTAACTCCTTTGAGCCCTTTGCCTGGCCTTGGGCTGACTACTCTAAATTATAAAaagcagtctctctctctctctctctctctctctctctctctctctctctctctctctctctctctgttttattagttttaattaatTGAAGGACAGTGATTATACACATTTACAGGTCACAATGGGCTGTTTaaatacacttatacattgtggaatgatcaAGTCAGGCTAATTAGTACATGTTTATCATGTCTTCGATCTTTTAATATCCTCCTTTCTCTAGGTAACGTAATAATACATCTCGTTTTACTAACAGTCGTTTGTCCAAGGCGCATTAGCGTCATTATGTACCTTAGCAGTTACTTTtctcacattttataattttctttttttcttaagcaaCATCCCAGAGCCGTCTTGCTGACGTTGGTCTGGAGAGAGATGCCCTCCCTGAAGGCTGGCCAAGCCATCTCTTCCTTTCATTAGCGGTGTAACCCTGTGTTCCCGCCGGAGCCTGTCACGGAAGTGTAATCCTCCCGCAGGGGCCCTCCTGTCATCTCGCCTACATCAAAGTTgaaactaaatgaaatataaaatagcaaatacaaaagaaaacaatggacGCTGCCTCCAGGATGGCTGATGTACACGGGGCTTGGTTATGTCTCATTTATCGCTGCCCCTTGGTGCTGCCCCCACCTTCCCCTCCACACGATCTAAGATTCTCCAAGGAGAATTCCCCTGGCTTGGAACCAGACTCCTCACTGCTGCCGGCCCCACTCTGCTGGGAGCATAGAATGACCACAAAGAGGCCAGAACAAAACACTTTAATGTTGCATTTATTAAGGAAATGttaaataagagagagaaaaaaaaaaaaaaaggtcaaaacgATTTCACAGATTATCAAGAGCACTTTTGTGGCGTAAACCGTGCAGTCACGAGCTACGAGTTCTATTCTGAGTCTCTGTCCCTTAGCTGGAGTTCTAGTCCCCCCAAAAGACCCAGTTGGAAATGCACTAAAAGAAACAATTTACCCCAGTCACATTCACaggctccccctccccccaccctttctCCCAGGATGACAAAACTCTAACCCCCCGGCAGGCAAACAGGCCACTAGGGCAGAAAAGACTTATCAAGTATTTGTATTCAAGCAAACTAGCACAAATTCCCTTAAAACGGCACGTTACAATCAAAGGTATCCCCTCTCCCCTCCAGGGCTGGGGTCGGGGGAGCTGGAGAGAGCGGGCAAGAATCCGCGCACGATTTGAATGTACCCATTAGGTCTGTTGCGTGGCGTATATATAGGTCACTTTTCTGGTCACCAGGTGATCGGGGCTTCTGGGTCTCTCCCCTGCCCGCCCTCTCAAGTTGTCCCCATTGCTTGGCCCACCTGCGGGTGGAGAAGGGCTTTTGTCCCGTCGGTCTCCCCGCATCCCACGCAAGCAGCAGCTTCCAAAGTTCTGCGCCCCAATAGCTCCCTTTTGCCACCTGCTGCTGAGTTCAAAAGTCAGGGCTCTTTCCTACAGCCAGGCATGGGGACTTACGGTGGGCGACAGAGAAACGGTAGCTTTATCCCAAAGGCAGAAGTCAAGAGAAATAATTGACTCCGACAGGTTTGCTTCGCCCAGTCTCTGATGGTGGTGGACTCAGCTGGGCTGGTGAAGAGCGGAAGGTGGGGGTGCACCTGCTGCTGTGGCCTGAGGACCCATCAGTAGGGCCCCACGACCACCGCTTCAACCTCTTTAGACGGTCTCCGGTCCTTCACCAGAAAGTTGATCATGCCCTCGGACTTGATGAGCAGGTTGCAGCCCAGGAAGAAGATGCCGAAGACCACGGTGAGCGAGAGCACACACATGACAGCGATCTGCACCACGCGCATGATGTACAGGCTGCGCTCGTCCGGGCCAGCCTCTGCGAAGCCGTCGTCGGTCACCACCGATGCCTGGGTGCAGCAGCGCACAGCGCGCTCCAGCGCCTCGCTGCTGTTGGCTAGGAACAGGCCCGCCACGTCGGTCTGGTTGCCCAGCGCGGGATTCATCGCGGGAGCAGGCAGCGCCCCGGGAGGCGCGGGTCCGAGGAGTGGGAAGGCGGTGGCACGGAAGGAACAGGTGCCGGGCAAGCGCTTACTTTAGACTTGCTTGCGCGGGGCTCCTCGCTCTCTCCTTTCGAAAGTGTCGGGCTGTGAGAGTTTCCCAGGAGCCTCTCCAACTCGCGCAGCAGCTGGGTTCGTCTGTGCCGTCCGCTCCAGCTCAGGCAGTGCTTGTTCCCTGCGCTCGCTCGGCTGCGGGCTGTTGGAACTTGGCGGGGCTGGGCCAAGCCCGGCCGTGGGAGGTGCgggccgcggcggcggcggctgagGCGCGACCCAGCAGCTGTTCTGAGGGAACAGCGGCCCCTTCCGGCTGCCGCGCCGCCCTGCGATTGGGCGGTAggagaagcaaaaggaagaacctttttttgctttgtttcttttgcaaCTCCAAAGGCCAGGCAGAGGTCTCTGTACACTTCTGACTTCGATGATTAAAGAGTTTGTGGAGAAAGGGAGTAACCAGTTGAAAGTTTCCAAGGAATCGGGCCACGCCAGCTATGTGCGTCCTTTGCCTGCCGCCCCTCACTTCTGGGCGGAAAGAAAGTGGCGAAAATGCTGCAGGTGCCAGATGGTGCTGGCGAATGCACCCGGCCTTTGCGTGTGTCTGACTGACTCGCCTGCGAAGGCTTTCTAGTGGAGGgtggagtatgtgtgtgtgggccGGGGACCGGGGGTGGAGTGGGGCGGGGATCTGGGAGTACTTTTTTTCCCCgaagaaatcaaagaaggaagaatggagagagggggaaggaagggggaatgcAGGGat
Proteins encoded in this region:
- the Rprm gene encoding protein reprimo, whose protein sequence is MNPALGNQTDVAGLFLANSSEALERAVRCCTQASVVTDDGFAEAGPDERSLYIMRVVQIAVMCVLSLTVVFGIFFLGCNLLIKSEGMINFLVKDRRPSKEVEAVVVGPY